From a single Microbacterium terrisoli genomic region:
- a CDS encoding 3-oxoacid CoA-transferase subunit A, whose product MIDKTVADVASAVAGIPDGATVMIGGFGRAGQPVELIDALIGSGATGLTIVSNNAGNGDVGLAALLAEKRVRKIICSFPRQSDSWVFDGLYRAGEIELELVPQGNLAERIRAAGAGIGAFFSPTGVGTQLAEGKEHRTIEGRDYVLEYPITADVALVSALKADRWGNVVYRETARNFGPVMASAAAVTVVQVDEVVPLGALDPEAVVTPGIFVDRVVSVGERRWLHRGAFVGGVDLEGAPREADAATGEEAVR is encoded by the coding sequence GTGATCGACAAGACCGTGGCGGATGTCGCATCCGCCGTGGCGGGAATCCCCGACGGGGCGACTGTCATGATCGGCGGGTTCGGCCGCGCAGGCCAGCCCGTCGAGCTCATCGATGCGCTCATCGGCTCCGGCGCCACCGGCCTGACCATCGTCAGCAACAACGCGGGCAACGGCGACGTAGGGCTGGCCGCCCTCTTAGCCGAGAAGCGGGTGCGCAAGATCATCTGCTCGTTCCCGCGGCAGTCCGACTCGTGGGTGTTCGACGGGCTCTACCGTGCCGGCGAGATCGAGCTCGAGCTTGTGCCGCAGGGCAACCTCGCCGAGCGCATCCGCGCCGCCGGCGCCGGCATCGGCGCGTTCTTCTCGCCGACCGGGGTGGGCACCCAGCTGGCCGAGGGCAAGGAGCACCGCACCATCGAGGGTCGCGACTACGTGCTCGAGTACCCGATCACCGCCGACGTCGCGCTCGTCAGCGCACTGAAGGCAGACAGGTGGGGCAACGTCGTCTACCGTGAGACGGCCCGCAACTTCGGTCCGGTGATGGCATCGGCCGCCGCCGTCACCGTCGTCCAGGTCGATGAGGTGGTGCCCTTGGGCGCGCTGGACCCCGAGGCCGTCGTCACCCCCGGCATCTTCGTCGACCGGGTCGTCTCGGTCGGCGAGCGGCGCTGGCTGCACAGGGGTGCATTCGTCGGCGGGGTCGATCTGGAGGGCGCGCCGCGAGAAGCGGATGCCGCGACCGGCGAGGAGGCAGTGCGATGA
- a CDS encoding thiolase family protein: MTATYVYDAVRTPFGRAGGALSGVRPDDLAAVVMKAIVERTGVDAAAIDDVVFGDANQAGEDNRNVARMGALLAGFPTSVTGVTVNRLCASSLEAIVQGSRAIEVGDSRFVLAGGVESMSRAPFIVEKSAKPWPATGNQTMWNTSIGWRMVNKKLPAAWTVSNGQSAEKVAREAGLSRQEQDAYALRSHQLAAKAWADGVYDGEIVQVPGAELARDEGIRDDTSMEKLGKLRALFADDDAGTVTAGNSSSINDGASAVLLGAQGALDIEPLARITGRGVHGVEPDVFPLAPIEAANKALARAGRTWADVDVVELNEAFASQALADLKGWPELDPEKVNIHGGALAIGHPLGASGGRILGHAAHELARRGSGVAVAAICIGVGQGLAVVLER, from the coding sequence GTGACCGCCACCTATGTCTATGACGCCGTCCGCACGCCTTTCGGTCGTGCCGGGGGAGCACTGTCCGGGGTGCGCCCCGACGACCTCGCCGCCGTCGTCATGAAAGCGATCGTCGAGCGCACGGGGGTGGATGCCGCGGCCATCGACGATGTGGTCTTCGGCGATGCGAACCAGGCGGGGGAGGACAACCGCAACGTCGCCCGCATGGGCGCCCTGCTCGCGGGCTTTCCGACGAGCGTGACCGGGGTCACCGTCAACCGGCTGTGCGCGTCCTCGCTCGAGGCGATCGTGCAGGGCTCACGGGCCATCGAGGTCGGCGACTCGCGGTTCGTGCTCGCCGGCGGCGTCGAGTCGATGAGTCGCGCACCGTTCATCGTCGAGAAGTCGGCGAAGCCGTGGCCGGCAACCGGCAATCAGACGATGTGGAACACGTCGATCGGCTGGCGCATGGTCAACAAGAAGCTGCCCGCCGCATGGACGGTCTCCAACGGGCAGTCGGCCGAGAAGGTCGCCCGCGAGGCGGGCCTGTCCCGCCAGGAGCAGGACGCCTATGCGCTGCGCTCGCACCAGCTGGCGGCCAAGGCCTGGGCAGACGGCGTCTACGACGGCGAGATCGTGCAGGTGCCCGGAGCGGAGCTGGCCCGTGATGAGGGCATCCGCGACGACACGTCGATGGAGAAGCTCGGCAAGCTGCGCGCGCTGTTCGCGGACGACGACGCCGGCACCGTGACCGCCGGCAACTCGTCATCGATCAACGACGGCGCCTCGGCCGTGCTGCTGGGCGCGCAGGGTGCTCTGGACATCGAGCCGCTGGCCCGCATCACCGGTCGCGGCGTGCACGGCGTGGAGCCCGACGTCTTCCCGCTCGCGCCGATCGAGGCGGCCAACAAGGCTCTCGCCCGCGCCGGCCGCACGTGGGCCGATGTGGATGTCGTCGAGCTCAACGAGGCCTTCGCATCGCAGGCGCTCGCCGACCTCAAGGGGTGGCCCGAGCTCGACCCCGAGAAGGTCAACATCCACGGCGGGGCGCTTGCCATCGGGCATCCGCTGGGCGCCTCGGGCGGTCGCATCCTCGGCCACGCCGCGCACGAACTGGCCCGGCGGGGCTCCGGCGTCGCGGTCGCTGCGATCTGCATCGGCGTCGGGCAGGGCCTGGCCGTCGTCCTCGAGCGGTGA
- the pcaC gene encoding 4-carboxymuconolactone decarboxylase, translating to MTTERLTDQERFDQGMTVRRAVLSDEHVDRANANLTELTADFQDFITRVAWGDVWSRPGLDRRSRSVAVITSLIAHGHHEELAMHLRAGLRNGLTVDEIKEVILQSAIYSGVPAANTAFRIAQQVFTEG from the coding sequence ATGACCACCGAGCGCCTCACCGACCAGGAGCGATTCGACCAGGGCATGACCGTGCGTCGCGCGGTGCTCTCGGACGAGCATGTCGATCGCGCGAACGCGAACCTCACCGAGTTGACCGCCGACTTCCAGGACTTCATCACGCGCGTGGCGTGGGGCGACGTGTGGTCACGGCCCGGCCTTGACCGCCGGTCGCGCTCGGTGGCCGTCATCACGTCGCTGATCGCGCATGGCCATCACGAAGAGCTCGCGATGCACCTGCGTGCCGGTCTGCGCAACGGCCTCACCGTCGATGAGATCAAGGAGGTCATCCTGCAGTCCGCGATCTATTCGGGCGTGCCGGCCGCCAACACGGCGTTCCGCATCGCGCAGCAGGTCTTCACCGAGGGCTGA
- a CDS encoding cobalamin-independent methionine synthase II family protein, with the protein MSQIATTTAGSLPRTQALIDANGARELADDGFTLKVTPEFDRLVTAAVADVVSRQREAGITLVGDGEFGKAMSSAVDYGAWWSYSFQRVNGLSLTDVNPITAAPDAGTDLAGQRAVRSEPGKIRLTSFVDRRDRQRFPAVYRDAETVPAGRIATRFPTTTGPISYRGQDAVAADIRHLKAALQPGEQGFLTAISPGSAARVVNTFYSSEHEHITAWADALREEYRAITDAGLVLQIDDPSLAENWDQINPEPSVEDYQAFTQIRIDALNRAIEGLPKEQVRLHLCWGSWHGPHTTDIELRHILPVVLQAKVGTISFEAGNVRHEHEWSVWKDAAVPADLVLAPGVVSHATNVVEHPDLVAERIRRFADIVGPDRVIASTDCGLGGRVHPDIAWAKLASLGEGARRAS; encoded by the coding sequence ATGTCACAGATCGCCACGACGACGGCCGGGAGCCTGCCGCGCACGCAGGCGCTCATCGATGCGAACGGCGCGCGCGAGCTCGCCGACGACGGGTTCACGCTGAAGGTCACGCCGGAGTTCGACCGGCTGGTCACCGCCGCCGTCGCTGACGTCGTCAGCCGCCAGCGCGAGGCCGGCATCACCCTCGTCGGCGATGGTGAGTTCGGCAAGGCCATGTCCAGCGCCGTGGACTACGGCGCATGGTGGTCGTACTCGTTCCAGCGGGTGAACGGTCTGTCCTTGACGGACGTGAACCCCATCACCGCCGCCCCCGACGCGGGCACAGACCTGGCCGGCCAGCGCGCCGTGCGCTCCGAGCCCGGCAAGATCCGACTGACCTCGTTCGTCGACCGCCGCGATCGGCAGCGCTTCCCCGCCGTCTACCGCGACGCCGAGACGGTGCCCGCCGGACGGATCGCGACCAGGTTCCCGACCACGACCGGGCCGATCTCGTATCGCGGGCAGGACGCGGTCGCCGCCGACATCCGGCACCTGAAGGCCGCGCTGCAGCCGGGCGAGCAGGGCTTTCTCACCGCGATCTCGCCGGGCAGCGCCGCCCGCGTCGTGAACACGTTCTACAGCAGCGAGCACGAGCACATCACCGCGTGGGCCGACGCGCTGCGTGAGGAGTACCGGGCCATCACCGACGCCGGACTCGTGCTGCAGATCGATGATCCGTCGCTGGCCGAGAACTGGGACCAGATCAACCCCGAGCCCAGCGTCGAGGACTATCAGGCGTTCACGCAGATCCGCATCGACGCGCTCAACCGCGCCATCGAGGGGCTGCCCAAGGAGCAGGTGCGGCTGCACCTGTGCTGGGGCTCGTGGCACGGTCCGCACACGACCGACATCGAGCTGCGCCACATCCTCCCCGTGGTGCTGCAGGCGAAAGTGGGCACGATCTCGTTCGAAGCGGGCAACGTGCGGCACGAACACGAATGGTCGGTGTGGAAGGATGCCGCCGTCCCGGCCGACCTGGTGCTGGCGCCCGGTGTCGTCAGCCACGCGACGAACGTGGTCGAGCACCCCGATCTGGTGGCCGAGCGCATCCGCCGCTTCGCCGACATCGTCGGCCCGGACCGGGTGATCGCCTCGACCGACTGCGGGCTGGGCGGGCGTGTGCACCCCGACATCGCGTGGGCGAAGCTGGCCTCACTCGGCGAGGGCGCCCGCCGCGCGAGCTGA
- a CDS encoding 3-oxoacid CoA-transferase subunit B, producing the protein MTSITTITRKQLAARIAADIPEGSYVNLGIGAPTLVANYLPADQEIILHTENGLLGMGPAPEADSVDPDLINAGKQAVTALPGAAYFHHADSFGMMRGGHLDVCVLGAFQVSQTGDLANWSTGAPGAIPAVGGAMDLAIGAKSVYVMTDLLTKTGEAKLVAACSYPLTGVGCVTRVYTDHAVFDVTSDGFAVREAFGENTVADLEELTGLTLADATQGEVK; encoded by the coding sequence ATGACGTCGATCACCACGATCACCCGCAAACAGCTGGCTGCACGCATCGCCGCCGACATCCCCGAGGGTTCATATGTGAACCTCGGCATCGGCGCGCCGACCCTCGTGGCGAACTATCTGCCGGCCGATCAGGAGATCATCCTGCACACCGAAAACGGTCTGCTGGGCATGGGACCCGCTCCCGAAGCCGACAGCGTCGACCCCGACCTGATCAACGCCGGCAAGCAGGCTGTCACCGCCCTGCCCGGCGCCGCGTACTTCCACCACGCCGACTCGTTCGGCATGATGCGCGGCGGCCACCTCGACGTGTGTGTGCTCGGGGCGTTCCAGGTCTCGCAGACCGGCGATCTCGCCAACTGGTCCACCGGTGCGCCCGGCGCGATCCCCGCCGTCGGCGGTGCCATGGACCTGGCCATCGGCGCCAAGAGCGTCTACGTCATGACCGATCTACTCACCAAGACCGGCGAGGCCAAGCTTGTCGCGGCGTGCAGCTATCCGCTGACAGGTGTCGGCTGCGTCACCCGTGTCTACACCGACCACGCCGTCTTCGACGTCACCTCCGACGGCTTCGCGGTGCGCGAGGCGTTCGGCGAGAACACCGTCGCGGATCTGGAAGAGCTCACCGGCCTCACCCTGGCCGATGCCACGCAAGGAGAAGTGAAGTGA
- a CDS encoding alpha/beta fold hydrolase, which translates to MTPALAVTEPIGAVDAPLLLLGPSLGTSTILWEAVTPALTERFRVAAWDLPGHGASPAAGAEFSVAELADAVAEAAARLGASRVHYAGVSLGGAVGLELLLRHPDLVEAAAVFASGAVIATAQSWHERAAKVRAESTSSMIIGSAQRWFAPETMARHPELTGRLLHSLQDADDESYALCCEALAGHDVRSRLGEIATPLLAVWGAHDLVTPEASAREIADGVQRGSATGIEDASHLAPVDDPDTVIRLLLDFFTPAGR; encoded by the coding sequence ATGACCCCCGCACTGGCCGTGACCGAACCGATCGGAGCAGTCGATGCCCCGCTGCTGCTGCTCGGTCCGTCGCTGGGCACCTCGACGATCCTGTGGGAGGCGGTGACTCCCGCCCTCACGGAGCGCTTCCGGGTCGCGGCGTGGGACCTGCCCGGGCACGGGGCATCGCCTGCGGCCGGCGCGGAGTTCAGCGTCGCCGAGCTGGCCGACGCCGTCGCCGAGGCCGCCGCGCGCTTGGGCGCGTCGCGCGTGCACTACGCCGGGGTGTCGCTGGGCGGTGCGGTCGGACTCGAGCTGCTGCTGCGGCATCCCGACCTCGTCGAGGCGGCGGCCGTCTTCGCATCGGGCGCAGTCATCGCCACCGCCCAGAGCTGGCATGAGCGTGCCGCGAAAGTGCGGGCCGAGAGCACGTCGTCGATGATCATCGGCTCGGCCCAGCGCTGGTTCGCCCCCGAGACCATGGCGCGGCATCCCGAACTGACTGGCCGGTTGCTGCACTCCCTGCAGGACGCCGACGACGAGAGCTATGCACTCTGCTGCGAAGCGCTCGCCGGCCATGACGTGCGCTCGCGCCTCGGCGAGATCGCCACCCCGCTGCTGGCGGTGTGGGGCGCGCACGACCTCGTCACGCCCGAGGCTTCGGCCCGCGAGATCGCCGACGGCGTGCAGCGAGGCAGCGCCACCGGGATCGAGGATGCCTCGCACCTCGCGCCCGTCGACGATCCCGACACCGTCATCCGTCTGCTGCTCGACTTCTTCACCCCCGCCGGTCGTTGA